One region of Acropora muricata isolate sample 2 chromosome 13, ASM3666990v1, whole genome shotgun sequence genomic DNA includes:
- the LOC136895993 gene encoding A disintegrin and metalloproteinase with thrombospondin motifs 6-like produces the protein MDNCIWLTVLVLATAFQALSVMAKAVENEKMHNVHLRMRRSELEEYFGVSSYDKVPNYDVATPFQTDENGGFVSHELDLQTKHKRSTEEPNAWYFSIKVFGMSLHLNLTRNNEFLAPDLRIERYQNGTVTYENVPQNSFLQGHVNSILGSSVSISHDKGLFGIIQLMGQTFFLQPLANHLLPGGSTKGKAHIVFRRTAENITNVNQSTTIGLEDTPFLDSNDRIPSNYFLQIGLVADKNVISAHGADRTKSLLMRLAFLLNHVYQHDSIGRRKITIKLCLMQLVQDGLDYGSSASNPSKLEALAQWTNINVPVSKRPDVMSLVSRGGVGGLANYNQICKTTSFTVNNDIGLQTIGILSHETAHTLGVDHDHQPPNCSNEKFIMSTSVPEGPWALKWSPCSRDRIQALLSTSPQCLLDGAKGKATYLRAFKGRMPGVSVNADEQCEMQYGKGFRHCLHSQSNCRSLYCASDGLSCLSNVAPPLDGTRCAPRRWCISGECVDDGTTKTDGGWSPWSRQWVRCTRTCDGGIQWRKRTCTRPKPANGGEQCDGDSKGFYRVCGRKPCPTNAIHYRTEQCQALDAKYLSFIFRGGKDACNLYCRFENYYSPKGWVKDGTKCQPHGGADACIGGKCMPVGCNNVIGSGLEFDRCGVCNGYSSSCIEITREFTDDHSLKGIENAKVMHVVPKKSRRIWVYERAVDRNQIAIKDADGNLLIKPGGRGGRFQAAGAQAVYGKKDKREFFLIDGPTTAALVFLFVYRGSPNQGVDFKYLRKARSKISPDDVYWSFDEKEGWSACSETCAGGLQTRIVKCKRKDDNSTVADAVCKTSKPDMKRPCNTQPCAPEWHISAWTACSTSCGYGHSTRRVACKQKVKNPAEYMELDEDKCQQPKPDLPIRKCFRTHCPAEWVASEWGECSKSCGGGIMTRTKSCKMHVGGDTYNDLPDASCKKAVEPVLQEACNVDIFCISNS, from the exons ATGGACAACTGCATTTGGTTGACTGTTCTTGTTCTTGCCACTGCTTTTCAAG CTCTGAGTGTTATGGCAAAggcagtggaaaatgaaaagatg CATAATGTTCATCTCCGAATGAGACGAAGTGAGCTTGAAGAGTACTTTGGTGTAAGCTCGTACGATAAAG TACCCAATTACGATGTAGCGACGCCTTTTCAAACGGATGAAAATGGTGGGTTTGTCTCTCACGAGCTCGACTTACAAACGAAACATAAACGATCCACTGAAGAACCGAACGCTTGGTATTTTAGCATCAAAGTATTTGGGATGTCTCTGCACCTAAATCTTACACGAAACAACGAGTTCCTGGCACCTGACTTGAGAATTGAGCGGTATCAAAATGGTACTGTCACATATGAGAATGTTCCCCAGAATTCCTTCCTTCAAGGTCACGTTAACTCAATTTTAGGATCTTCCGTTTCCATCAGTCACGACAAGGGTTTG TTCGGAATCATTCAGTTGATGGGTCAGACCTTCTTTCTTCAACCACTGGCCAACCATCTTTTGCCTGGGGGTTCTACCAAAGGCAAAGCTCACATCGTGTTCAGGCGCACAGCTGAGAACATCACAAACG tcaatcaatcaaccacAATCGGACTGGAAGACACGCCATTCCTTGATTCAAATGACAGAATCCCAAGCAACTATTTTCTCCAGATTGGATTGGTGGCGGACAAGAATGTCATCTCAGCACATGGCGCTGACAGAACCAAGAGTTTGTTAATGAGGCTGGCATTCCTT CTTAATCACGTTTATCAACATGATTCGATCGGCCGTAGAAAAATTACTATCAAGTTGTGTCTAATGCAACTAGTCCAAGATGGA CTTGACTATGGCTCATCTGCCTCCAATCCTTCCAAGCTAGAAGCTCTCGCTCAATGGACAAACATCAACGTTCCAGTTTCCAAAAGGCCCGATGTAATGTCTCTTGTTTCGCG CGGAGGCGTAGGAG GCCTGGCAAACTACAATCAAATATGTAAAACGACTTCTTTCACTGTCAACAATGACATAGGACTGCAAACTATTGGTATTCTTTCCCACGAAACTGCGCACAC CCTTGGAGTGGATCACGACCACCAACCTCCCAACTGTTCCAATGAAAAATTCATAATGTCTACATCGGTGCCTGAAGGACCATGGGCGTTAAAGTGGTCACCTTGCAGCAGAGACAGAATCCAAGCTTTACTGAG TACCAGCCCACAATGCCTACTGGATGGAGCAAAGGGAAAAGCGACATACTTGCGTGCCTTTAAAGGGCGCATGCCAGGTGTTTCTGTGAACGCTGATGAACAGTGTGAGATGCAATATGGGAAAGGATTTAGACATTGTCTACACTCTCAG tctaaTTGTCGCTCCCTTTACTGTGCATCCGATGGATTGTCCTGCCTCAGCAACGTTGCACCCCCGTTGGACGGCACCCGCTGTGCGCCGAGACGA TGGTGTATCAGTGGTGAATGTGTGGATGATGGAACTACGAAAACTGACGGAGGTTGGAGTCCATGGAGTAGGCAATGGGTGAGGTGCACAAGGACATGTGATGGAGGAATACAGTGGAGAAAAAGAACATGCACAAGGCCAAA GCCAGCAAATGGTGGCGAGCAGTGTGATGGAGATTCTAAAGGCTTTTATAGAGTCTGTGGACGGAAA CCTTGTCCTACCAACGCTATCCATTACCGCACAGAACAATGCCAAGCGCTCGATGCTAAGTATTTGTCCTTTATCTTCAGAGGGGGAAAAG ATGCTTGCAATTTGTATTGTCGTTTCGAAAACTATTACTCTCCCAAGGGATGGGTGAAGGATGGAACAAAATGTCAGCCACATGGTGGAGCAGATGCTTGCATTGGCGGAAAGTGCATG CCCGTAGGCTGCAACAATGTCATTGGTTCTGGATTAGAGTTTGATCGATGTGGAGTTTGTAACGGCTATAGTTCATCGTGCATCGAAATAACCAGAGAATTTACGGACGACCATTCACTAAAGG gaattgaaaatgccaaagtTATGCACGTGGTACCCAAGAAATCAAGGCGAATTTGGGTGTATGAAAGAGCTGTTGACAGGAACCAGATAG CAATAAAGGACGCAGATGGCAACTTATTAATCAAACCTGGAGGACGAGGGGGAAGATTTCAGGCAGCTGGTGCTCAGGCCGTGTACGGAAAAAAGGATAAAAGAGAATTTTTTCTCATCGATGGACCTACTACTGCTGCTCTCGTATTCTTG TTTGTGTACAGGGGATCACCAAACCAAGGAGTTGACTTCAAATACCTTAGAAAAGCGAGATCAAAGATTAGCCCTGATGATGTCTATTGGAGTTTTGACGAGAAAGAAGGCTGGTCCGCTTGTTCTGAGACCTGCGCAGGAG GACTTCAAACAAGGATCGTTAAATGCAAACGAAAGGACGACAACTCAACCGTCGCAGATGCAGTCTGCAAAACGTCGAAGCCTGATATGAAAAGACCTTGTAACACGCAGCCCTGTGCGCCAGA ATGGCATATATCTGCATGGACCGCCTGTTCAACAAGCTGCGGATACGGTCATTCAACACGCAGAGTAGCCTGTAAACAGAAGGTCAAGAACCCTGCAGAATATATGGAGCTTGATGAAGACAAGTGCCAGCAACCAAAGCCTGATCTACCAATACGGAAATGTTTCAGAACACATTGTCCCGCTGAATGGGTGGCATCTGAATGGGGAGAG